A genomic segment from Desulfonatronum lacustre DSM 10312 encodes:
- a CDS encoding type II toxin-antitoxin system Phd/YefM family antitoxin, with amino-acid sequence MEILSLSEAKMKFSHLVDMVNATDQEVVITRNGRPAAVLVSPDEFSSWSETLLIQSDPRLLEEIASGMRDMKENKASLYTIDELFAE; translated from the coding sequence ATGGAAATACTTTCCCTCTCTGAGGCGAAAATGAAGTTCAGCCATCTTGTGGACATGGTCAACGCCACGGACCAGGAGGTCGTGATCACCAGAAACGGGCGACCTGCCGCTGTTTTGGTCAGCCCTGACGAGTTTTCAAGCTGGTCGGAAACCTTGCTCATCCAGTCCGATCCACGGCTTTTGGAGGAAATTGCCTCGGGAATGCGGGATATGAAGGAAAACAAGGCCAGCCTGTACACCATTGACGAACTTTTCGCCGAATGA
- the ptsG gene encoding PTS glucose transporter subunit IIBC: MPILTNSFATLQKIGKALMLPVAVLPIAGILLGVGSAQFSWMPVQLSLLMAAAGSAIFGSLPLIFAIGVALGLTKNDGVAALAAVVGYVVMLATLGVLGKIYQQWDFVTQTLDLTIVTKSIMGINAMDTGVLGGILAGAVAARMFNRFYRIELPQYLGFFAGKRSVPIVTAFAAIALGFVLSLIWPFAGTGIERFSQYAAYGNPTLAVTIYGFVERLLIPFGLHHIWNVPFFFEIGSYTTAAGEVVRGDINRFFAGDPTAGILGGAYLFKMFGLPAAAIAIWHTARPENRVRTGGIMLSAALTSFLTGITEPIEFSFMFVAPVLYAIHAVFAAGCQLLFSLLGAKLGFTFSQGFIDFALFFALDTRPWLVLVFGPLVGLIYYGTFRVLIRAWDLKTPGREDLAADTGIDAGTAGGLVDDVARELPRSLVAAFGGRENIVSLDACITRLRVEVADIARADQARLKALGATGVMVVGRNMQAIFGPRSENLKTAMEQFLLGEESGTEKADAEMSDAATPPPPLRHEPLALLAPLSGRLVPLEEVPDQVFAQKMVGDGISIQPESSTLLAPCAGRVVNLHAGKHALTIQAENGLEVLLHIGLDTVKLRGQGFTTRVSQGDVVQTGAPLIVFDPDYISQNAPSLLTQMVVDNAGDGALFTPEQGQVVAGRDVALRISFAGRPATVAPGEAASRAEGDALVSEPVAIINPSGLHARPAAVLANLAKGFQADVRLILHDKKANARSVVALMNLATKQGDLVTVEAVGPDAAQAIPALVQALASGLGEAGPAAKPQPITGPTTGPATGLGSVPRDKAHVHSSEPDDPNLIIGVPASLGLAVGRIRRKQGQVFDIQEAGRDPDAERADLRRAATRAAEEIETMRRKSAQPDKPGKPGTSPQADIFAAHKELLDDPEIMDQAEGLIAQGKSAAFAWRRAYTAQAEQLAALDNDLLAQRAHDLHDVGQRVLRILTGAVAAKAVYPPDTILAARDLTPSDLADLAEPDPNPVVGLCSVTGGSTSHVAILARSMGLPTLVGVDPRLLDLPEDTPAILDGAKGVLRLNPSDREMAELRTSMAQAEEKRRRDLAAKDDPAITTDGVRVEVAGNIGGLEDAKKCAAMGGEGVGLMRTEFVFMNRDQAPTEDEQTEIYAAVLNAVGNRRPVVIRTMDVGGDKPLSYLPIAPEENPFLGERGIRVGLDRPEVLRAQLRAVIRAAMQAQAQAQAQDQGLNRGQTQGQTQGQTQTQTQGEGAARALIMFPMISRLAEFREAKALFEEERDALKGQGSPVSIPVGIMVETPSAALLAGQFAREADFFSVGTNDLTQYTLAMDRGHPRLAAHCDGLDPAVLALIHKAARAAAAHGKWCGVCGGLAGDPEAVPILIGLGVTELSVGAASIPGVKALVRTLNMARCRELAAQALSLDSAAQVREFSRRHFPPTSEMIHSAG; the protein is encoded by the coding sequence ATGCCCATCCTGACCAATTCCTTCGCCACGTTGCAGAAAATCGGCAAGGCCCTGATGCTTCCCGTGGCCGTGTTGCCCATCGCCGGCATCCTGCTGGGCGTGGGCAGCGCCCAGTTTTCCTGGATGCCGGTGCAGCTCTCCCTGCTGATGGCCGCGGCCGGTTCGGCGATTTTCGGGAGTCTGCCCTTGATTTTCGCCATCGGCGTGGCCCTGGGACTGACGAAAAACGACGGGGTGGCCGCCTTGGCCGCGGTGGTGGGGTACGTGGTCATGCTGGCCACCCTGGGCGTATTGGGCAAGATCTATCAGCAATGGGACTTCGTGACCCAGACTCTGGATCTGACCATCGTCACCAAGTCCATCATGGGCATCAACGCCATGGATACCGGGGTTCTGGGCGGGATTCTGGCCGGGGCCGTGGCCGCGAGGATGTTCAACCGCTTCTACCGCATCGAGCTGCCCCAGTATCTGGGCTTTTTCGCTGGCAAGCGATCCGTGCCCATTGTCACGGCCTTCGCGGCCATTGCCCTGGGCTTCGTACTCAGCCTGATCTGGCCCTTTGCCGGAACCGGGATCGAACGGTTTTCGCAGTACGCGGCCTACGGCAACCCGACCCTGGCCGTGACCATCTACGGCTTCGTGGAGCGGCTGCTGATCCCCTTTGGCCTGCACCACATCTGGAACGTACCCTTTTTCTTCGAGATCGGCTCCTATACCACGGCGGCGGGAGAAGTGGTCCGGGGGGACATCAACCGCTTTTTCGCCGGAGACCCCACCGCCGGCATCCTGGGCGGGGCCTATCTGTTCAAGATGTTCGGCCTGCCGGCCGCGGCCATTGCCATCTGGCACACGGCCAGGCCGGAAAACCGGGTGCGCACCGGCGGCATCATGCTCTCCGCGGCCCTGACCTCCTTTCTCACGGGCATTACCGAGCCCATTGAATTTTCCTTCATGTTCGTGGCCCCGGTGCTCTACGCCATCCACGCGGTCTTTGCCGCGGGCTGCCAACTCCTGTTCAGCCTGCTGGGCGCGAAACTGGGCTTCACCTTTTCCCAGGGCTTCATCGACTTTGCCCTGTTTTTCGCCCTGGACACCAGGCCCTGGCTGGTCCTGGTCTTCGGCCCCCTGGTGGGCCTGATCTACTATGGAACCTTCCGGGTGCTGATCAGGGCCTGGGATCTGAAGACGCCGGGCCGGGAGGACCTTGCGGCCGATACCGGGATCGACGCGGGCACGGCCGGAGGTTTGGTTGATGATGTGGCCCGGGAACTTCCCCGCAGCCTGGTCGCGGCCTTTGGCGGCCGGGAGAACATCGTCAGCCTGGACGCCTGCATCACCCGGCTGCGGGTGGAGGTGGCGGACATCGCCCGGGCTGACCAGGCCCGGCTCAAGGCCCTGGGCGCGACCGGGGTCATGGTGGTGGGCCGGAACATGCAGGCCATTTTCGGGCCCCGGTCCGAAAACCTGAAAACCGCCATGGAGCAGTTTCTGCTCGGCGAGGAGTCCGGGACGGAAAAGGCCGATGCGGAAATGTCCGATGCGGCAACGCCTCCGCCGCCTCTTCGGCACGAGCCCCTTGCCCTGCTCGCGCCGCTTTCCGGGCGGCTGGTTCCCCTGGAAGAGGTTCCGGACCAGGTCTTTGCCCAAAAAATGGTCGGCGACGGCATTTCCATCCAGCCGGAAAGTTCCACCCTGCTGGCCCCCTGCGCCGGGCGGGTGGTCAATCTCCATGCCGGCAAACACGCCCTGACCATCCAGGCCGAAAACGGCCTGGAGGTGCTGCTGCACATCGGGCTGGACACGGTCAAGCTGCGCGGCCAGGGCTTCACCACCCGGGTCAGCCAGGGCGACGTGGTCCAGACCGGAGCGCCGCTGATCGTTTTTGATCCGGACTATATCTCCCAAAACGCGCCCAGCCTGCTGACCCAGATGGTCGTGGACAATGCCGGGGACGGGGCGCTGTTCACCCCGGAACAGGGCCAGGTGGTGGCCGGGCGGGACGTGGCCCTGCGGATCAGCTTCGCTGGCCGGCCCGCAACGGTTGCTCCGGGCGAGGCAGCGTCCCGGGCCGAAGGGGACGCCCTGGTCTCCGAGCCCGTGGCCATCATCAATCCCAGCGGCCTGCACGCCCGGCCGGCCGCGGTGCTGGCCAATCTGGCCAAGGGATTCCAGGCCGACGTGCGCCTGATCCTGCACGACAAAAAGGCCAATGCCCGCAGCGTGGTGGCCCTGATGAACCTGGCCACCAAGCAGGGCGACCTCGTGACCGTGGAAGCCGTCGGCCCGGATGCGGCCCAAGCCATCCCGGCCCTGGTCCAAGCCCTGGCCTCCGGCCTGGGGGAGGCGGGCCCGGCGGCCAAACCCCAGCCGATCACAGGCCCGACCACAGGCCCGGCCACAGGTCTGGGCTCCGTCCCGCGCGACAAAGCTCATGTTCATTCATCTGAACCGGACGACCCGAACCTGATCATTGGCGTCCCGGCCTCCCTGGGTCTGGCCGTGGGCCGGATTCGCCGCAAGCAAGGGCAGGTTTTCGATATTCAGGAAGCAGGCCGGGATCCGGACGCCGAGCGCGCTGATCTGCGCCGGGCCGCGACCCGGGCCGCGGAAGAGATCGAGACCATGCGGCGGAAGTCGGCCCAGCCCGACAAGCCCGGCAAGCCCGGCACGTCGCCGCAAGCGGATATCTTCGCGGCCCACAAGGAGTTGCTGGATGATCCCGAGATTATGGACCAGGCCGAAGGCCTGATCGCCCAGGGCAAGAGCGCGGCTTTTGCCTGGCGCCGGGCGTACACGGCCCAGGCCGAGCAGCTGGCCGCCCTGGACAACGATCTGCTGGCCCAGCGCGCCCATGATCTGCACGACGTGGGACAGCGGGTGCTGCGCATCCTCACGGGCGCGGTCGCCGCCAAAGCCGTCTATCCCCCGGACACCATCCTCGCGGCCCGGGATCTGACGCCGTCGGATCTGGCCGACCTGGCCGAACCGGACCCGAATCCGGTGGTCGGCCTGTGCAGCGTCACCGGCGGGTCCACGTCCCATGTGGCCATCCTGGCCCGGTCCATGGGCCTGCCGACCCTGGTCGGGGTTGACCCGCGCCTGCTGGACCTGCCCGAGGACACTCCGGCCATCCTGGACGGGGCCAAGGGCGTCCTGCGCCTCAACCCCTCGGACCGGGAAATGGCGGAGCTGCGGACGAGCATGGCCCAGGCAGAGGAAAAACGCCGCCGCGACCTGGCGGCCAAGGACGACCCCGCAATCACCACGGACGGAGTGCGCGTGGAGGTGGCCGGGAACATCGGCGGCCTGGAGGACGCCAAAAAGTGCGCGGCCATGGGCGGTGAGGGCGTGGGCCTGATGCGCACGGAATTCGTGTTCATGAACAGGGACCAGGCCCCCACCGAGGATGAGCAGACCGAGATCTACGCCGCCGTGCTCAACGCCGTGGGCAACAGGCGGCCGGTGGTCATCCGGACCATGGACGTGGGCGGGGACAAGCCCCTCTCCTATCTGCCCATCGCCCCCGAGGAAAACCCCTTCCTGGGCGAGCGGGGCATCCGCGTCGGCCTGGATCGGCCCGAAGTGCTCCGCGCCCAGCTGCGGGCCGTGATCCGGGCCGCCATGCAGGCCCAGGCCCAGGCCCAGGCCCAAGATCAGGGCCTGAATCGGGGCCAGACCCAGGGCCAGACCCAGGGCCAGACCCAGACCCAGACCCAGGGCGAGGGCGCGGCCAGGGCCCTGATCATGTTCCCGATGATTTCCCGGCTGGCGGAATTCCGCGAGGCCAAGGCCCTGTTCGAGGAGGAACGCGATGCCCTGAAGGGCCAAGGCAGTCCGGTGTCCATTCCCGTGGGCATCATGGTGGAAACCCCCTCCGCGGCCCTGCTGGCCGGGCAGTTCGCCAGGGAGGCGGATTTCTTCTCCGTGGGCACCAACGACCTGACCCAGTACACCCTGGCCATGGATCGCGGCCACCCCCGGCTGGCGGCCCACTGCGACGGCCTGGACCCGGCGGTGCTGGCCCTGATCCACAAGGCGGCCCGGGCCGCCGCGGCCCACGGCAAGTGGTGCGGCGTCTGCGGCGGCCTGGCCGGCGACCCGGAGGCCGTGCCCATCCTCATCGGCCTGGGCGTCACCGAACTCAGCGTCGGCGCGGCCTCCATCCCCGGGGTCAAGGCCCTCGTCCGCACCCTGAACATGGCCCGCTGCCGGGAACTGGCGGCCCAGGCCCTGAGCCTGGATTCAGCTGCCCAGGTCCGGGAGTTTTCCCGAAGGCATTTTCCCCCGACGTCGGAGATGATCCACTCTGCTGGGTAA
- the pepD gene encoding beta-Ala-His dipeptidase, with protein MKCMITMGLLWAALACFTLGFSTSALAAEVVPDQEGPALGGDGADTQRILAIFEAISQVPRCSKDEKRIAAWLIQWAEERGLPVKTDAFNNVIVFVPATEGYADAPVVALQAHMDMVCQKTADSDHDFTIDPIRLVRDGEWLRATDTTLGADDGIGMAIALFLAEEPGLKRPALELLFTTDEEVDMSGAEGLAEDALSAERFINIDSETEGFVTLGAAGGVKMEITLPLAFAPLPSGQLTYSLRINGLLGGHSGVEIHKNRANANVLIAHALGEAVPFRLISFAGGSADNAITPTSELIFALDPGHEDALKARIAAFEQEIRREYPEETGLVVTLQPVSAGADTALSEADTAQVIELVLAIPQGVVEWSETFSGLPETSNNIGILLTTDAALELTIFHRSFSPEKLENLAKAIERTAADAGAATSRRSQFPTWPPNPDSVLYKKALAAYERAFSTPLRTEVLHAGLECGFIAEKYPHMEIISIGPTLEYVHTPRERLNVPSVERVALFLRELLGDLGESGAW; from the coding sequence ATGAAATGCATGATCACCATGGGACTGCTGTGGGCCGCTCTGGCCTGTTTCACCCTTGGTTTTTCGACCTCGGCCCTGGCCGCCGAGGTCGTGCCTGATCAGGAGGGCCCGGCCCTGGGCGGGGACGGCGCGGACACCCAGCGCATTTTGGCCATATTCGAAGCCATCAGCCAGGTGCCGCGCTGCTCCAAGGACGAGAAGCGCATTGCGGCCTGGCTGATCCAGTGGGCCGAGGAGCGGGGCTTGCCGGTCAAAACCGATGCGTTCAACAACGTCATTGTTTTCGTGCCCGCGACCGAGGGCTATGCCGACGCGCCGGTGGTGGCCCTGCAGGCGCACATGGACATGGTCTGCCAGAAAACAGCGGATTCGGACCACGATTTCACCATTGACCCCATCCGCTTGGTCCGGGACGGCGAATGGCTGCGGGCCACGGACACCACCCTGGGCGCGGACGACGGGATCGGCATGGCCATCGCCTTGTTCCTGGCCGAGGAGCCGGGGCTGAAGCGTCCGGCCCTGGAGCTGCTCTTCACCACGGACGAAGAGGTGGACATGTCCGGCGCGGAAGGGCTGGCCGAGGACGCCCTGAGCGCCGAGCGGTTCATCAATATCGACTCTGAAACCGAGGGCTTCGTGACCCTGGGCGCGGCCGGCGGGGTGAAGATGGAAATCACGCTGCCGCTGGCCTTTGCTCCCCTTCCCTCCGGTCAACTGACGTACTCCCTGCGTATCAACGGCTTGCTGGGCGGCCATTCCGGCGTCGAAATCCACAAGAATCGGGCCAATGCCAATGTCCTCATCGCCCACGCCCTGGGCGAGGCTGTGCCGTTTCGGCTGATCAGCTTCGCCGGAGGCTCGGCGGACAACGCCATCACCCCGACCTCGGAACTGATTTTCGCCCTGGATCCTGGCCACGAAGACGCGCTGAAAGCCCGGATCGCCGCCTTTGAACAGGAAATCCGCCGGGAGTATCCCGAGGAAACCGGCCTTGTCGTGACCTTGCAACCAGTCTCCGCCGGGGCGGACACGGCCCTTTCCGAAGCGGACACCGCGCAGGTGATCGAACTGGTCCTGGCCATCCCCCAAGGCGTGGTCGAATGGTCCGAGACCTTTTCCGGACTTCCTGAGACATCCAATAATATCGGAATCCTGTTGACCACGGACGCGGCTCTGGAGCTGACGATCTTTCACCGCAGCTTCAGCCCGGAGAAGCTGGAAAACCTGGCCAAGGCGATTGAACGGACAGCGGCCGACGCCGGGGCGGCCACCAGCCGTCGCAGCCAGTTCCCCACCTGGCCGCCCAACCCGGATTCCGTCCTCTACAAGAAAGCCCTGGCGGCCTACGAACGGGCCTTCAGCACCCCGCTCCGGACCGAAGTGCTCCACGCCGGTCTGGAATGCGGCTTTATCGCCGAAAAATACCCCCACATGGAAATCATCTCCATCGGCCCGACCCTGGAATACGTCCACACCCCCAGGGAACGCCTGAATGTGCCCTCCGTGGAGCGGGTGGCGCTTTTTCTGCGGGAGTTGTTGGGGGATCTTGGCGAGTCAGGAGCATGGTGA
- a CDS encoding flavin reductase family protein, whose product MNQLEQSKIFTLMESGPVVLVTTHDGKKDNIMTISWTMVMDFTPVFALTTGAWNHSFAALRKNRECVIAIPTVDLLDKVVGIGTCSGADTDKFAKFKLTPVQAKLVSPPLIKECFANIECKVIDIVKKHNIIVLEAVAAYIDTARKEKRTVHAVGDGTFIVDGRKIDRKKMMASKLPAGV is encoded by the coding sequence ATGAACCAGTTGGAACAGAGCAAGATTTTTACTCTGATGGAATCAGGGCCTGTGGTCCTCGTGACAACCCATGATGGGAAGAAAGACAACATCATGACTATCTCCTGGACCATGGTGATGGATTTCACTCCGGTATTTGCTCTCACCACCGGTGCATGGAATCACTCCTTCGCTGCGTTGCGAAAGAATCGGGAGTGCGTCATTGCGATTCCCACCGTCGATCTATTGGATAAGGTGGTTGGCATAGGGACGTGCTCTGGGGCAGACACGGACAAGTTTGCCAAATTCAAGCTCACACCGGTGCAGGCCAAGCTCGTCAGCCCGCCCTTGATCAAGGAGTGCTTCGCCAACATTGAGTGCAAGGTCATCGACATCGTTAAAAAGCACAACATTATTGTGTTAGAGGCAGTTGCCGCATACATCGATACCGCACGCAAGGAGAAGCGCACGGTGCACGCGGTTGGTGACGGAACGTTCATCGTCGACGGTCGCAAGATTGACCGGAAAAAGATGATGGCCTCCAAGCTCCCAGCAGGCGTTTAG
- a CDS encoding DNA cytosine methyltransferase — protein MYPTSNFIELESNILLEDEEQYTARCTGDLLKNPRRYRLIDLFSGAGGMSLGFSETFGQPFKSVWANDFNQFCVDTYNENFGPHCVAGDIVAILEDGKYEVPEADVVIGGPPCQGFSLLNKNRDGDPRKELWRPFLEVVERSGAKVFVMENVPQLLNTFEHGEIVGLAESLGFKVWQDKLTAADYGVPQNRTRAFIIGCKFADPRVLFPPRKIHFNSKPNGKQISLPFDREHYLSKPLKWRTVRDAISDLPPPVGTEIRNVSPPIDLHFGRNPTELSRKRYRAIPQEGMNRFDLQRIAPELTPKCWIRKKSGGTDLFGRLWWDRPAFTIRTEFFKPEKGRYLHPEQHRPITHREAARFQSFPDEFRFTGSKIEIAKQIGNAVPPLLAARVADVVRILLDKHNTQWTYSQKKNEAESCRAYAAKTQNLS, from the coding sequence GTGTATCCCACAAGCAATTTTATCGAGCTTGAATCAAACATTCTTCTGGAAGACGAAGAGCAATATACCGCTCGATGCACCGGCGATTTGCTCAAAAATCCTAGGCGTTATCGACTTATCGATCTCTTTTCCGGGGCGGGCGGCATGTCTCTGGGATTTTCCGAGACTTTCGGGCAGCCGTTCAAGTCCGTATGGGCGAACGACTTCAATCAGTTTTGCGTGGACACCTACAACGAAAACTTCGGCCCGCATTGCGTCGCCGGGGATATCGTCGCCATCCTGGAGGACGGGAAATACGAAGTGCCGGAGGCCGATGTGGTCATCGGCGGGCCGCCTTGCCAGGGATTCAGCCTTCTCAATAAAAATCGAGATGGGGATCCGCGAAAGGAATTGTGGCGCCCCTTCCTGGAGGTGGTGGAGAGGAGCGGAGCAAAAGTTTTCGTCATGGAAAACGTTCCGCAACTGCTCAATACTTTTGAGCACGGCGAAATCGTCGGCCTGGCTGAATCGCTGGGATTCAAGGTTTGGCAGGACAAGTTGACCGCAGCCGATTACGGGGTCCCGCAAAACCGCACGAGAGCATTCATTATCGGCTGTAAGTTCGCCGACCCTCGAGTCCTGTTTCCACCCCGCAAAATCCACTTCAATTCGAAGCCCAACGGCAAACAGATCTCGCTTCCGTTCGACAGGGAGCACTATCTCTCCAAACCGCTCAAGTGGCGGACGGTGCGGGACGCCATAAGTGATCTGCCGCCGCCTGTGGGCACGGAGATCAGAAATGTTTCTCCACCTATTGATCTTCATTTCGGGAGAAATCCCACAGAACTGAGTCGCAAAAGGTACAGGGCCATCCCGCAGGAAGGGATGAACCGCTTCGACCTGCAACGAATCGCACCTGAACTGACCCCGAAGTGCTGGATTAGAAAGAAGAGCGGGGGGACGGATTTGTTCGGCAGGCTCTGGTGGGACAGACCTGCGTTCACGATCCGCACGGAATTTTTCAAGCCGGAAAAAGGCCGTTACCTACATCCGGAACAACACAGACCGATCACCCATCGAGAAGCCGCCCGGTTCCAGAGCTTTCCCGACGAGTTTCGGTTCACTGGATCGAAAATCGAGATCGCCAAGCAAATCGGAAACGCAGTTCCGCCGCTTTTGGCCGCACGAGTGGCGGACGTGGTCAGAATTCTTCTCGACAAACACAATACACAATGGACGTATTCACAAAAGAAAAACGAAGCGGAATCATGTCGCGCATACGCGGCAAAAACACAAAACCTGAGTTGA
- a CDS encoding very short patch repair endonuclease, with amino-acid sequence MSRIRGKNTKPELIVRSLLHGLGYRFRLHRKDLPGKPDITLPKYKKVVFVHGCFWHSHQNCPRAKRPTTNTEFWREKLGKNIRRDQENSERLKQKGWDVLVLWSCEIKDLDALKAKLRQFLEN; translated from the coding sequence ATGTCGCGCATACGCGGCAAAAACACAAAACCTGAGTTGATCGTCCGCTCTCTACTCCATGGATTGGGATACAGGTTCAGACTGCACAGAAAGGATTTGCCGGGAAAGCCGGATATTACGTTACCGAAATACAAAAAAGTGGTTTTCGTCCACGGATGTTTCTGGCACTCCCACCAGAACTGCCCTCGGGCCAAACGGCCTACGACGAATACGGAGTTCTGGCGAGAGAAGCTGGGAAAGAACATTCGAAGAGATCAGGAAAATTCAGAGCGCTTGAAGCAAAAAGGATGGGACGTTCTTGTTTTGTGGTCGTGCGAAATCAAAGACCTCGATGCCCTCAAGGCGAAGCTCCGGCAATTTCTGGAAAATTGA
- a CDS encoding HNH endonuclease, whose protein sequence is MQNMNSAELCKQLKELLSDFERELESDGLRAKVLSLVPCFHQLRELGKSLITSTSARNAQSRILYYFKKYPRTVINGDELLVVSGIQEYARRVRELKVQFGWSIISGLTAKQMAEENEFPLPDIDPTSMGPSDYILLSVEQDREAAHRWNLANVIRRENIAVRDKILKFFRANVGQKITGEELKYLAKDRSEWARRVRELRTEYGWPIVTRNTGRPDLEVGVYLLEANRQSPEHDRRIPDPVKRNVLRRDAYKCAVCKWSIAEWNRFDPRHLELHHKKPHAVGGENTENNLTTICTVCHDEIHRAK, encoded by the coding sequence ATGCAAAACATGAATTCGGCAGAACTCTGTAAGCAGCTGAAAGAGCTGTTGTCTGATTTCGAGCGGGAGCTTGAATCCGACGGCTTGCGGGCAAAAGTCCTTTCGCTTGTCCCATGCTTTCATCAATTGCGGGAATTGGGCAAATCGCTGATCACCTCAACATCGGCCCGAAACGCTCAAAGCCGTATTCTCTACTATTTCAAAAAATACCCCAGGACCGTGATCAACGGAGATGAACTCCTGGTGGTCTCAGGCATCCAGGAATATGCCCGTAGGGTTCGGGAACTGAAAGTACAGTTCGGATGGTCCATCATCAGCGGTCTGACGGCAAAACAAATGGCGGAGGAAAACGAGTTCCCTCTCCCGGACATCGACCCGACTTCCATGGGGCCTTCGGATTACATCCTCTTGTCCGTCGAGCAGGACAGGGAAGCTGCGCATCGCTGGAATCTGGCCAATGTAATCCGAAGGGAAAACATTGCCGTCAGAGACAAGATTCTCAAATTCTTCAGAGCAAACGTCGGACAAAAAATCACCGGTGAGGAACTGAAATATCTTGCCAAGGACAGGTCGGAATGGGCCAGGAGAGTAAGGGAGCTTCGCACGGAATACGGTTGGCCCATAGTCACGAGAAACACCGGCCGCCCCGATCTCGAGGTCGGCGTCTATCTCCTGGAGGCGAACAGACAAAGCCCTGAACACGACCGCCGCATCCCCGACCCGGTCAAAAGAAACGTTCTTCGCAGAGACGCATACAAATGCGCAGTCTGCAAATGGTCAATTGCCGAATGGAATCGTTTCGATCCCAGACATTTGGAGTTGCATCACAAAAAGCCGCATGCCGTGGGTGGGGAAAACACTGAAAACAACCTGACTACCATATGTACGGTTTGCCATGATGAGATACATCGAGCGAAATGA
- a CDS encoding phosphatidylserine decarboxylase, with product MKNLLLCCLVCCATCWATFSRADVPPLPAQCAESIGAFAQTYQENEVFRLLMDKAFENMQPLPAGYHPEGNPWIGKNHDDLLAFLGDWCLFLPRSKGSSDDGLAYIEVMDFFAYQNPFGRAVFQISPGRELFHRFIQDRGAFMDSPESRAVVAQWLANPRIEKEDYLLPDPDAPDGGFASFNEFFARTFKDQAQSRPQTMPERDYVISAPTDAIMNSIPVPIVDNSTRLRTKGTQELNIQELLAGSKHWERFVGGTALSCILMPNTYHRYHSPVAGSVIETALVDGALLGMEDFPAFVPSNGNVGRPGADFGAFENYQRGYFIIDTGTYGLVAAVAVGLSEIGSVVFQDRFLNATGPVPVLRGDELGHFLYGGSLVILVFEPGRYVSGGVKVRLGNQIGVFDTDGE from the coding sequence ATGAAAAACCTGCTGCTTTGCTGCCTTGTCTGTTGCGCGACGTGTTGGGCCACCTTCAGCCGGGCCGACGTGCCGCCGCTTCCCGCGCAATGCGCGGAAAGCATCGGGGCCTTTGCCCAGACGTACCAGGAAAACGAGGTGTTCAGGCTGCTCATGGACAAGGCCTTCGAGAACATGCAGCCCCTGCCTGCGGGCTACCACCCGGAGGGCAATCCCTGGATCGGCAAGAATCATGACGACCTGCTCGCCTTTCTGGGTGACTGGTGCCTGTTTCTGCCCAGGTCCAAGGGCAGTTCGGACGACGGTTTGGCCTACATCGAGGTGATGGACTTCTTCGCCTACCAGAACCCCTTTGGCAGAGCCGTTTTCCAGATCTCTCCGGGCCGGGAGCTGTTTCACCGTTTCATTCAGGACCGGGGCGCATTCATGGACAGCCCGGAATCCCGGGCAGTGGTGGCCCAGTGGCTGGCCAACCCGCGCATTGAAAAGGAGGACTACCTGCTCCCGGACCCCGATGCCCCTGACGGCGGCTTTGCCTCGTTCAACGAGTTTTTCGCCCGCACCTTCAAGGACCAGGCCCAAAGCCGGCCCCAGACCATGCCGGAGCGGGACTACGTGATCAGCGCGCCCACGGATGCGATCATGAATTCCATTCCCGTGCCCATCGTGGACAACAGCACCAGGCTGCGCACCAAGGGCACCCAGGAATTGAACATCCAGGAGCTGCTGGCCGGTTCAAAGCACTGGGAGCGGTTCGTGGGCGGCACGGCCCTGTCCTGCATTCTCATGCCCAACACCTATCACCGCTACCATTCCCCGGTGGCCGGTTCGGTGATCGAGACCGCGCTGGTGGACGGGGCCCTGCTGGGCATGGAGGATTTTCCCGCCTTTGTCCCGTCCAACGGCAACGTGGGGCGGCCCGGCGCGGACTTCGGGGCCTTCGAAAACTATCAGCGCGGCTATTTCATCATCGATACCGGAACGTACGGTCTGGTGGCCGCGGTGGCCGTGGGCCTGAGCGAGATCGGTTCCGTGGTCTTCCAGGACCGGTTCCTGAACGCAACCGGCCCGGTCCCGGTCCTGCGCGGGGATGAATTGGGCCATTTCCTCTATGGCGGCTCCCTGGTGATCCTGGTGTTCGAACCGGGCCGGTACGTCTCCGGCGGCGTCAAGGTCCGCCTGGGCAACCAGATCGGTGTCTTTGACACGGACGGTGAGTGA
- a CDS encoding HigA family addiction module antitoxin, which produces MAMHNPPHPGEFIREVYLEPYDLTGRRLASNLNVSPSTLNRILQGRSGISPEMALRLSKALGRSPESWLNMQDNYDLWHARQSVNLDAVEKVEFRAA; this is translated from the coding sequence ATGGCTATGCACAATCCCCCGCATCCCGGCGAGTTTATCCGCGAGGTCTACCTTGAGCCCTATGATTTGACCGGACGCCGTCTGGCATCCAATTTAAACGTCTCGCCGTCCACGCTCAACCGCATTCTGCAGGGCCGCAGCGGAATCAGCCCCGAAATGGCGCTTCGGCTGTCCAAAGCCCTTGGCCGCTCCCCGGAAAGCTGGCTGAACATGCAGGACAATTATGATCTTTGGCATGCTCGGCAATCCGTCAATCTCGATGCCGTGGAAAAAGTCGAATTCCGCGCCGCCTGA